The following coding sequences lie in one Anoplolepis gracilipes chromosome 4, ASM4749672v1, whole genome shotgun sequence genomic window:
- the Fd102c gene encoding uncharacterized protein Fd102c yields the protein MCSNESPPPAKEPLAVGLGNHMAGFLPGLEHYRLHLYHYAMAERLRLAQSLHPQHPGVAAAHSPSGAPTAHLGMSPGFPAPLPLYPAAAAAAGYPGRLALSMALLHPHHQRIPEEPKPQHSYIGLIAMAILSSPEKKLVLSDIYQHILEHYPYFRTRGPGWRNSIRHNLSLNDCFVKSGRSANGKGHYWAIHPANLEDFRRGDFRRRKAQRKVRRHMGLAVDEEPDSPSPPPLPATPPPPTALGPTVASQQISAIWPHHHPQQQQQQQQQQNFQSQSLRQSSFQPRKRQFDVASLLAPDDQHQIEADVLRSVKSRKFSCSEDELPEADQDDEDVDVDVVADANALPSPGTPPSTSPDVPKVVSPVAHWNNQSVQSGGQQQQQQQLSAVHLHNHLHVRNYYIPANSAGGSSV from the coding sequence ATGTGCAGCAACGAAAGCCCGCCGCCGGCAAAGGAACCATTGGCCGTCGGTCTGGGTAATCATATGGCCGGCTTTCTACCCGGTCTCGAACACTATCGGCTTCACCTGTATCATTATGCGATGGCGGAACGACTGCGGCTGGCGCAGAGTTTACACCCGCAGCATCCTGGGGTAGCGGCGGCACATTCGCCGTCGGGCGCGCCAACGGCTCATCTAGGGATGAGTCCGGGCTTCCCGGCACCGCTGCCACTGTATCCGGCAGCCGCTGCTGCGGCTGGCTATCCCGGCCGCCTGGCCTTGTCCATGGCGTTGCTGCATCCGCATCATCAACGAATACCCGAAGAACCGAAACCTCAGCACAGTTACATCGGCTTGATCGCCATGGCGATATTGTCGTCGCCGGAAAAGAAACTAGTGCTGTCCGATATTTATCAGCACATCCTCGAGCATTATCCCTACTTCCGCACCCGCGGACCTGGCTGGCGTAACTCAATCCGGCACAATCTCTCGCTCAACGACTGCTTCGTCAAGTCTGGCAGGAGCGCCAATGGTAAAGGCCATTACTGGGCGATACACCCGGCGAATCTCGAAGACTTTCGGCGCGGTGACTTCCGCCGGCGCAAAGCTCAACGCAAGGTGCGCCGACACATGGGCCTGGCGGTGGATGAGGAGCCGGACAGTCCCAGTCCGCCGCCCTTACCCGCCACTCCACCGCCCCCGACGGCTCTCGGGCCCACGGTAGCCTCACAACAGATATCCGCGATATGGCCGCATCATCACCCtcaacaacaacagcagcagcagcaacaacagaACTTTCAAAGCCAGTCTCTTCGACAATCCTCCTTTCAGCCGAGAAAACGACAATTCGACGTGGCATCTCTGCTGGCGCCAGACGATCAGCATCAAATCGAAGCCGACGTGCTGAGGTCGGTAAAGTCGCGCAAGTTCAGTTGCAGCGAGGACGAGCTGCCAGAGGCTGATCAAGACGACGAAGACGTCGATGTCGACGTGGTGGCCGATGCAAACGCCTTACCATCGCCCGGCACACCGCCGTCGACCAGCCCGGATGTGCCCAAAGTCGTGTCACCGGTCGCTCATTGGAACAATCAGAGTGTACAAAGCGGCGGccagcaacagcagcaacagcaactGTCAGCCGTACACCTTCACAATCATCTACACGTCAGAAACTACTACATCCCAGCTAACTCCGCCGGCGGGTCCAGCGTCTAA